The Ramlibacter pinisoli genome segment ATCAACAGCCGCAGCAAGGGCAGCCCCACGCTGGGCCTGCCGCCCGAGCACCCCACCCTGCCCTCGCTGCTGAAGGAGTCGGGCTACCGCACGGCGCTGGTCGGCAAGTGGCACCTGGGCTACCCGCCGGCGTTCAGCCCGCTGCTGTCCGGGTACGACGAGTTCTTCGGCCCCATGTCGGGCGGGGTCGACTACTTCAGCCACTGCAGCAACAACGGCACCCACGACCTGTACCTGGGCGACGAGGAGAAGCAGGAGGAGGGCTACCTCACCGACCTGCTGTCGCGGCGTGCGGTGGACTTCATCGACCGCATGGCCGGCCAGGACGCCCCCTTCTTCCTGAGCCTGCACTACACGGCGCCGCACTGGCCGTGGGAGACGCGCGACGACGCCGGGCTGGCGCGGGAGGTGCGCGACAACCTGTTCCACCTGCACGGCGGCAACATCCACACCTACCGCCGCATGATCCACCACATGGACGAGGGCATCGGCTGGGTGATGGACGCCCTGCGTTGCCACGGCATGGCGCAGGACACGCTGGTGGTCTTCACCAGCGACAACGGCGGCGAACGCTTCTCCGACAACTGGCCGCTGGTGGGCGGCAAGATGGACCTCACCGAGGGCGGCATCCGCGTACCCTGGATCGCCCACTGGCCGGCGGTCATCGCCGCCGGCGCCGTCACCGCGCAGCAGTGCATGACCATGGACTGGTCGGCCACCCTGCTCGATGCGGCCGGCGTGGCGGCGCATCCCGCCTATCCGCTCGACGGCATCTCGCTGCTGCCGGTGCTGAAGGCGCCCGCCAGGCCGTTCGCCCGCACGCTGCACTGGCGCATGAACCACCGCGGCCAGCGCGCGCTGCGCGACGGTCGCTGGAAGTACCTGCGCGTGGACGGCCACGACTACCTGTTCGACCTCGAGGCCGACGAGCGCGAGCGCGCCAACCACGCCGGCCGCGACCCGCAGCGGCTCGCCCGCATGCGCGACGACTGGGAGGCCTGGAGCACCACCATGCCCCCCATTCCCGAGGACGCGACGGTGAGCCTGGGCTACGGCGCCAGCGACATGCCGCAGCGATGACGCCGACGGCGTCGCGTAAGCTCGGGTGATGCTGCCGAGCTTGTCCCGTTGGTTGCCGTTCCTGCGCTGGCCGCGTCCCGACGCCGGCCTGCTGCGCGGCGAAGTCACCGCCGCCCTCACGGTGGCGGTGGTGATGATTCCCCAGTCGGTCGCCTATGCCGGCCTGGCCGGCATGCCGCTCGTCACCGGCCTGTACGCCACCTTCCTGCCCATGCTGGCGGCCGTGCTGTTCAGCAGCTCGACACGGCTGTCGGTCGGTCCCTCGGCCCTGAGCAGCGTGCTGGTTGGCGCCTCGCTGCTGGGCCTGGCGGAGCCGGGCAGCGCGCAGTGGGTGCTGCTGGCCGTCTGGCTGGCGCTGCTGGCCGGCGCCATGCAGCTGGCCGTCGGTGCCAGCGGCTCGGCCTGGATGCTCAACCTCGTGAGTTCGCCCGTGCTCACCGGCTTCAGCCAGGCGGCCGCGCTCCTCATCATCGCCTCGCAGTTGCCCAAGCTGCTGGGCCTGCAGGGTCCGCTGGCCAGCCTGCTGCACGGGCCCCGCTTCGACCTCGAGGGACTGGCGTACGGGCTGGTCAGCCTGGCGCTGTTCGAGGTCGGCAAGCGCCTGCTGCCCAGGTTGCCGACGGTGCTGCTGGTGCTGGCGGCCGCGGCCGTGCTGAGCTGGGCCACCGGATACGCGACGCGCGGCAGCGTGGTCGGCAGCCTGCCCGCAGGCCTGCCGGCCCTGTACCTGCCGGCCCTGCCCGCCTGGGACACGCTCCGCGCCCTGGTGGCGCCGGCGCTGGTGCTGGCGCTGGTCAGCTCGATGGAGATGGCGGCCAGCGCCAAGATCGAGAGCCAGCGCGATGGCAAGCGCTGGGACGCCAACCAGGACCTGGTGGGCCAGGGCGTGGGCAAGCTGGTGTCGGGGCTGTCGGGCAGCTTCCCCACCAGCACCTCGTTCTCGCGCTCGGCCATCACCCTGTACTCGGGCGCGAAGACCGGCTGGGCCACGGTCGCGGCCTGCGCGATCGTGCTGCTGGTGCTGCTGTTCCTCACGCCGGCGCTCTACCACGTGCCCTCGGCGGTGCTGTCGGCCGTGGTCGTGGCGGCCGTGATGGGCCTGCTCAAGCCGCGCGTGTTCACGCAGTTGTGGCAGGTCGACCGGGTCGAGGCGGTCACCGCCGCCGTCACCGCCACCATCACGGTGCTGGCGGCCCCGTCGATCTACTGGGGCGTGCTGTCGGGCGTGGTGATCGGGCTGGCGCACTTCCTCTACCTGCGCCTGCATCCGCGCATCATCGAGGTCGGGCTGCACCCGGACGGCAGCCTGCGCGACCGCCACCTGTGGCGCCTGGCCCCGATCGCGCCGCACACCTATGCGCTGCGGATGGACGCCGAGCTGGACTTCGCGTCGGCTTCCGCGTTCGAGCGCGCCGTGGTCGAACACCTGGCGGCCAATCCCGACACCCGGCATGTCTGCCTGTTCGCGCAGCCGATCAACCGCATCGACGCCACCGGCGTGGAGGTGTTCACCGCCCTGCGCCGGCTGCTGGCGGCCCGCGGCATCACGCTGCACGTGAGCGGCATCAAGCTGCCGGTGGAGACCGTGCTGCGCAAGGCAGGCGCGCTGGCCGACGAGACGATGCTGCGCCTGTACCGTACCGACGTCGAGGCCCTGCTCGCCTTCGGACGGCTCAGCCCTTGAAGGCGAAGTGCTTGCTGCCCAGGTAGTTGAAGACCAGGGCGGCCGCCGAGGCGACGGCGAACGGCACGATGGGCCGGGCGGCCAGCAACGGCGAGGCCAGCACCAGGCCGGTGTAGATGCCGAAGTTCACGCCCGTGCCGACCAGGCTCACCGCGACATAGCGCCCCAGGCTGGCCAGCAGCGAGCCGCCCTCGCGCGGCTGGAAGGTCACGGTGCGATTGAGCCACCAGGTCGCCAGCACGGCGGCCGGGAACGACACCAGCCGGGCCGCGATCGGTCCCCAGCCGGCGAACGTCACCAGCAACTGCAGCAGGCCGCCGTCGACGACGAAGCCGACGGTGCCGACCAGGCCGAAGCGCACCAGCGGCGGCAGGGCCGCGACCCGCGCCCCCATCAGACGAACCCCCGGAAGTCGAGCAGGCGCGTGGCCAGCCCGACGAGGACGACCGCGCCGACCAGGCCGGCGCTGGCCAGCAGCGGCTGCCGCCGTTCGCGCCACATCGCCAGCAGGCGCGGGCCGGTGACCAGGCTGGCCAGCAGCACGGCCAGCAGCGACCAGTAGTGGTAGCGCATGTCGGTGGCGACGCCGATCAGCAGGTAGGCGCCCGAATAGCCCAGCGCCGACACGCACAGCACGCGAGCGAAGGCCACCGCCGGTGACGCCGGCTCGTCGCGCCGCAGCAGCACCAGCAGGCAGCCCGCCCAGGCGAGCCACACGCAGGGCCAGACGAACGGGTTCTTGCGCAGCAGGTCGAGCTTCACGTCGCGCTCGGTCACCACTTCCAGCGGTGGATGCCTGGGATCGCCCGGCC includes the following:
- a CDS encoding SulP family inorganic anion transporter translates to MLPSLSRWLPFLRWPRPDAGLLRGEVTAALTVAVVMIPQSVAYAGLAGMPLVTGLYATFLPMLAAVLFSSSTRLSVGPSALSSVLVGASLLGLAEPGSAQWVLLAVWLALLAGAMQLAVGASGSAWMLNLVSSPVLTGFSQAAALLIIASQLPKLLGLQGPLASLLHGPRFDLEGLAYGLVSLALFEVGKRLLPRLPTVLLVLAAAAVLSWATGYATRGSVVGSLPAGLPALYLPALPAWDTLRALVAPALVLALVSSMEMAASAKIESQRDGKRWDANQDLVGQGVGKLVSGLSGSFPTSTSFSRSAITLYSGAKTGWATVAACAIVLLVLLFLTPALYHVPSAVLSAVVVAAVMGLLKPRVFTQLWQVDRVEAVTAAVTATITVLAAPSIYWGVLSGVVIGLAHFLYLRLHPRIIEVGLHPDGSLRDRHLWRLAPIAPHTYALRMDAELDFASASAFERAVVEHLAANPDTRHVCLFAQPINRIDATGVEVFTALRRLLAARGITLHVSGIKLPVETVLRKAGALADETMLRLYRTDVEALLAFGRLSP
- a CDS encoding sulfatase, translated to MARPNIVFIVADDLGFADLGCYGGRDAAFGPVSPVLDGLAAAGLRFTQGYANSPVCSPTRFALMTARYQYRLRGAAEEPINSRSKGSPTLGLPPEHPTLPSLLKESGYRTALVGKWHLGYPPAFSPLLSGYDEFFGPMSGGVDYFSHCSNNGTHDLYLGDEEKQEEGYLTDLLSRRAVDFIDRMAGQDAPFFLSLHYTAPHWPWETRDDAGLAREVRDNLFHLHGGNIHTYRRMIHHMDEGIGWVMDALRCHGMAQDTLVVFTSDNGGERFSDNWPLVGGKMDLTEGGIRVPWIAHWPAVIAAGAVTAQQCMTMDWSATLLDAAGVAAHPAYPLDGISLLPVLKAPARPFARTLHWRMNHRGQRALRDGRWKYLRVDGHDYLFDLEADERERANHAGRDPQRLARMRDDWEAWSTTMPPIPEDATVSLGYGASDMPQR
- a CDS encoding GtrA family protein gives rise to the protein MGARVAALPPLVRFGLVGTVGFVVDGGLLQLLVTFAGWGPIAARLVSFPAAVLATWWLNRTVTFQPREGGSLLASLGRYVAVSLVGTGVNFGIYTGLVLASPLLAARPIVPFAVASAAALVFNYLGSKHFAFKG